cctgttgatagatctatcgggcctgacaaccccaaccggactggacgaccagtattcaacggttgcacagtacttcgtttcgtgactacacttggtacggtgtagtaagatttcataataaagggaatatgcgacgtgattaaatgttaagtatggttatcaagtgctcaaccacttagaatatttttattaaaatgtttatatatgaaatcttgtggtctatatatttatatcgctgccggcattaaacctatatctcaccaactttatgttgacgttttaaacatgtctattctcaggtgataactaaaagcttccgctgcaacatgttgaatttaagcaagatcttgagtatgcatatttgtgtcaaaaataaaactgcatatcggaggatttgtaatgtaaaatatgttgaaaatcgtattgttatcatcacatgtaaagtttgtaagtctaagattatcgctaaacgataatcatctttatattgtctaaaacttgtattaaaataagagttatggtttgtaatgtaaaataaatgcagttgttcttttaaaaatgtcgcatatagatgtcaatacctcgcaatgaaatcatacattatctaactcgttcttatggttaaggacgggttatgacatggttATGGGGATGCCTTAGGTCAGAAGATCACTTGCATACTCGACCATTCAAAGGGTCGACTTCCAAAAACATACACTATAGTCGACCCCATTTTGGGTCGCCTATAGTTGAATAAAACTTTAGTCAACCAAAAAGAAGGTCGACTATAGTGTATTTGCTTTTCAATTGTATGTacctgtatgtatgtgtatgtatattaacatttatgtataatgacattatcattgtcTGATTACAGGTTTGGTTCGAGGCCAAGGTCACCATTCGAAGCAAGATGTCTCTTATAAGGGAGATTAAGAACAAACTCACTCCGGCTCAGACAAAGATTTTCAGAGAGACGTGTTTCGGTCATTGGTTAGATATAAAGTGTGATGACAATGATCCGggatacatacattgcttattaatGAATCAGACTGACCGTCCAAAAAAGTTTGTAATCAACGGACGCGAAATATGTGAGGAGCCAGAAGAGCTATGGTTTCGACTTACCCGAGACCATGTCATTAGGTGTGGTAGACGTGAGTTTTGCTTGGTTACCGGGATGCGGTTTGGTCCAGTTACATCTTTTATAGATTGGATAGGTTAAGAGAGGTCGGATTTTGACCACTCGGTTTCATCTCGTGTTTTTATTAAACGACATAGTGGTCAACGTCATCTTTCGAAGTTTCACGACGCCTTTTTTAAAGATGAGCTGAAAGGAACTGACAAGGATAAGGTCATAGTCGCCATTGCGTTGATAATTAACTTATGCTTCCTTGGGAAGCAGTTGCAGGATAGCGTAAACGATGACATGCTTCTTTTATTAGAGGACTTTGAGTTGATGAACAAGTATCCGTGGGGTTCTTTCTTATGGACCAAACTTTACAATAGTTTGCATCACGTGTTAGTACCTTATAAAGAGAGGGTAGCAGATAAAACCCGGAAGGGGGTAATGACATACCATTTGAGCGGCTTCACTTGGGCGTTTAACGTAGTAATCCGTACTTATGAATTTTAAGCAATTAACATGTTTCATATTTAACCAAATTTGGTTTTTGTTTGTAGATGTGGATATGGGAGGCATACAAACACCGAATAGAAGCATATGCTTTCAAGCCAGAAAGTGAAGGCATACCTCGTGGAATCCACTGGAAACGGAAGAAGAAAGTCATGGGCTGGAATGAGTACGTTGAGTTGATGCAACTCCCGGTGAGTATAATTATACCAAAATATGGGCCAAAATATTTATGTATGTGTTatgtttatatgtatgtgtatatctatatgtatatgtaactgtatatgtatgtgtatatgtaactatatatgtatatgtatatgtatctgtatttgtatatgtaactgtatatgtatctgtatatgtatatgtaactgtaactgtatatgtatatgtacatgtatatttacatgtatatgtatatgtgtatgacaGGATGATATCCCGGACGAAGAACGACCTCTCAATCGTTTGAGGCCCACTAAGACAGAGGTTAAGTGTGAGTGGTGGGTTGCTAGTGCAAACTATTTCAAGAACCCCGATGCTAAAGTACCGGTGAAGAAAGTTGATGATTCGAAGAAATTTGATGATGAGACGAAGAAGGAGTTGACGGATATGATTAAGAATTTGACAAAGAGATTAGATGACCAGGAAAACAAACATGCCAAGGAGATTAAGGAGATGAGTGATCGGGTTGAGGCTGGCATCCGTGTTACACGTGAGACACTAAAGATAGTGCAGAGTTTATATGTTTCTAGAGGCTACCACAAGACAATGATTTTAAAACTCCATTCTATGATACAAAACCTACAACAGCATATCCGTCAACAAGAGCAGGTAATTTCTTATTATATAATTCATTTAAGCAAGTTGGTAAGTTATATAAACTGTCTAGTGTGCAGATTTGTAGTCGACCCTTCATTGGATCGACTATCACCACGTTTACATTGTAGTCGACCATTATCTAGGTCGACTATAATACATTTATACTATAGTCGACCCATGTCAAGGTCGACTATTTGGATGACTTTCTGATGACTTACTGCTGTGTGTTTCTGTGACAGGATGATGGTGGTTTCATTGGTGGATATGTGTCAGATGTTGAAGTTCAGACAACCAAGAAAGATATGTATGATAATGTGAAGGTTGCTTCACCGGTTTATGTGAGGAGAAGTAAAAGGGACCGTCGGGTTGCACGGGCAAGGATGTCTCCCTTCGTTACACCGTCACAAATGATCAAAAAGGGTGCTAAAAGAAAGCCTGACATGCCAGAGAAAGAAATCCCGATAAAACAACAGAAGACGGGGAGACTGAGTGCCCCGGTAGTGCCTGATAATGTTATTCTAGAAATCATTGACGATTTGATTCATAAGTCTGGAATTATCTATCCCGGCCCGTCCACATTATATCATGATGAAAGGAATCTGGACGGCCCTAAGACACCGGAAGAGATAATGACTCCACATTACGAGTGCTTATCGGTATTTGTTCGGGGCCTATCCGACGGATTTATATTCATCACTGATGAGTTTTGGGAGCGGATCTACAACAAATTTGAAGGCGGTTACTTAGATAACTTTGTAagtgttttataaacttattattaaaGTGGTCGACATTTAACTCCGCTAACTTGAGATTGACTAAGTGATTGTTAATTTCAGAATATTAATGGTTGGGGATCTATGTTGTTGTGGTGGAGCTACCGTTTAGATCAAATGGATTTTCAGCCACTAAAGGACCGCCAAAGCTGTACGATCATGTCGGTCGACATGATTAACTGGATGAGGATTTTTAAAACGGGTGTAACACTTGACCCGAATTACACCAATCCCAATATTACTTGCTATGCAGACGGATCGAGACTCCCTTTTCCACATTGGTCGAAGTGTCAGAAGGTTAAAatatcaaatacatatacatatacagtttaAATATACATTGACATATACATTCAGATTAGAGTTATCTGTATAACTTTATAACGTTAATTGTAGGTCCTATTCCCAACATGTTTGGAAGATGCGGATCACTGGGTGCTTATTGTGCTTGATCTTAAGGACTTCACCGTCGTCATTTACGATAGTTTTGTCAAGCACAAGTCAATTGACCACCGCACTTATTATGTTTCCGAGTTGGGTAAGTGTCTGCCAGAGTTTTTGAGGGCAATTAACTACACTCCTCCACCACACGTCTCGATGCCATCTAAATTTACGTATATCGACTCACCTCAGCAGTCAGGATATTACGGTGACTGTGGTGTATGGGTTTGCATAAACATGGAGCGTGTGTTTTGCCAGCTAACCTACCCATTTGATAAAGATACTGCGAAGGTTGCATTAGAATACAGACATAGGATGGGGAATACATTCTTTAGATCTCGAATCGAAGTACGTAAAAGGTAGATCTAATGTTTGTGTTGGTATTGTATTTTGAACAGGCTCCACTGTAAAAGGTAGCTCTAATGTTTGTGTTGGCATATTAGGTCAGCAGGTTGAACATGCTCCACTGTAATCTTTTGACAGTCACCAAATGACTGGTCGACCACTGGTGTTAAATGTGGTCGACCACTGCTTAAATACACTGTGGTCGACCCTGATGTTGGTCGACCACTTAATAAAAATGACATAGTCGACCACCGTATATGAAGTAGTCGACCACCATGGAAAATGTGGTCGACCCCTGCTTAAATACACTGTGGTCGACCCTGATGTGGGTCGACCACTTAATAAAAATGACATAGTCGACCACCATATATGAAGTAGTCGACCACAGTGGACTTTCATGATTAAAAAGGCAACCTAGGTCCCACATTTAGATAACATTTCTTATACTTATTAGCTACGGATAGGAAATCCACCTTTCATGAATTTAATTGGATAACGTAGATCCTTTTATTCCTGTTATCCATTTGTACTCTATAAGTAATGGGATCCCATAAGTAATTCCCATATTTAATAAACACCATACTTGATCGATATTCAAACACACCAGATTCATATTCACAATAACTTAGTAGTTGAAGTTAACTCTTTGCGCAGTTTGAGGTCATCACTTATTGGTGAGTAATCCCTACTTTTATATGTCTTTACATTTATAGTGATGAGTAAGTTAAAGATATATATTTGTTCGGGAGGTTATTTTGAACATGTCAATAATCATATAGTTTATATGCCACTTAATTGTCCCAGAGTACCTTTGAAACTTACAATCGCGCCAAACAAACCCTTAAATCGTACGCTTTTGTTAAAATATGTGTTAAAAAAAATCGATGtttcacaagatttagttatatctATGAAATACGTTATCGATAACTGTGTCTTGGATAtcactgatgatgaagatgattttaatgattttatgaatttcgccatctcaaatcaacccgttcacatatatctagaagatattacgaattcaatgcatgttttaggtcgaaaccttactaatcctaatgatcagttcaacctacaacaacaatacaataatcggttaaacctacaacatccgaccaattatcagttcaacctacaaaatccttacaataatcagtacaaccttaatcatccatccaataatcagttcaacctacctCAGCAATCCAATCAACAGTTCAACCTACATCATCCATACAATAATCAGTTCAACCGACAACAGTCATCGAGCAATCAGTTTAATCTACAACAGCAACCATCAATCAGTACGACCTAGAACACCAAAGTaacaatcagttcaacctacaccaCCCATACACTGATCAGTACAACCAACCACATCCATACACAAATAATTCGAACCTACAAAATCAATCTGTAAATCAGATCAACTTACAAACTCAAACCACGGATGAAATCAACCAACAAATACAATACACCAATTTGTTGAATGATAAACAACCACCGTTTGAAGGTAACGAAGATCATTACATGGTTGACCTACCTACATCTGATCAAAGCGGATCTGAGCATGATGATATGGAAAATGTGAATCCAATCAAACCAACAAAACACCCTTTTTCTAACTACATAGTTGATGAGGATGATGTTCCTGATAGTGATGATGAATATGAAGATGAATACGTCGACTAAACACAAACTTATGACCAGCCAATTAAGTATAATCCCCAACCAGATGATATATTTTGGAACATGCCACCGTTACTGTCGAACACCCAACCCAAAATGAAACCTAGATCAATGACAATATATGAAACCTCAGATCTAGTTAAATTGAATCAGACTTTTTAAAACAAGGAAGATTTTCTTATGCAATTACGTACAAAGTGTGTTACTGAAGGGTTCCATATAAAACCAAAGTACTCAGACAAGTCAAGGTATACAGCTACATGCATATCACCAAATTGTTCATGGCAAATTACTGCTAGGTGTATACAAGATAGCAACAACTTTCAAGTACGGAAGTTGAATGATCTACACACGTGCTCaaatacccaaattcttccgaacaATAAGCATGCCACCAAGAAGGTCCTAGGTAATATACTGAAAGAGGTGATGAAACAAGAAGGTCATGTCTATCGACCGAATGATATAAGGACTGATATGTCGGCGCGATTTAAAATAAGTCTATCATACCACCAAGCATGGAAAGCCAAATGTTACGCAATTGAGATGTTGAGGAGTAGTCTTGAAGATTCCTATCAAATACTACCTAATTATCTATATAATCTTAGATTGTCTAACCCAGGTAGTGTAACCAACATTCGAACGGACAACAAAGGCAGATTTGTTATGAGTTACATGTCCATTGGTGCAGCGGTATGTTTAATGCTTTCTTTATTTACTTATTAATTTAACTCGTATTTAAAAATAATGTTTCAATACTTTAATATGCAGACACATTCGTTTGTTAACTATGCATGACCAGTAATCATAGTCGATGGGGCTCATTTAAAAAGTCGTTACTTGGGGACTAACTTGATTGCTGTCACTATGGATGCTAATAATGGAATCCTTCCATTAGCCTACGGTATTGGAGCAGGAGAGACCACCGATCATTGGACATAGTTTTTTGGTTATCTAAGAGACTCTCTACAGTCTTCGGGGTGTTGTATTGTTAATCTTACCATTATATCTGACAGGGCACCTGCAATAGCTGCTGGCATATCAAAcgtatttccagaagtatttcatgCACTATGTGCTAGACATTTGTTGGGAAACCTCAAAAGTGTGTCTAAAAGGGTTAAAAGTTATGAGTGGCACTACTGGAAAATGTGCAAAGCGTATAGAAAATCTAATTTTGATCACCGCTATGGTATACTAGCACGACGTATCCCAGACAGTGCACGTACACTCACTACTGTTGGGTTCAACAGATGGTTTAGACATCATGCAGATCATGTTCGGTATGCTTACCTAACTTCTAATAGTGCAGAGTCAATGAACGCACTGTCAGTTCATGTGAGGAAACTCCCGATTACAATGCTTCTTGAATTCTTTAGAGCTTCAGTTCAACAATGGTTTTGGGAACACCGAAACACTGCCGATGGTTTAATAACCCCTGTCACACCATATGCAGAGCGTATGCTTGGTAAAATAAATCGTAAGTCTATTAGTTGGACTGTCAAACCGATATCACAAGTTAAGTTTGAGGTATTGGATTTGAAAAAAGGCGGTAAAGTCAATCTACAAGATAAAACTTGCACATGTAAACAATGGCAGTTTTCCGGTATACCCTGTGGACA
The window above is part of the Rutidosis leptorrhynchoides isolate AG116_Rl617_1_P2 chromosome 1, CSIRO_AGI_Rlap_v1, whole genome shotgun sequence genome. Proteins encoded here:
- the LOC139848707 gene encoding uncharacterized protein, producing MQLRTKCVTEGFHIKPKYSDKSRYTATCISPNCSWQITARCIQDSNNFQVRKLNDLHTCSNTQILPNNKHATKKVLGNILKEVMKQEGHVYRPNDIRTDMSARFKISLSYHQAWKAKCYAIEMLRSSLEDSYQILPNYLYNLRLSNPGSVTNIRTDNKGRFVMSYMSIGAASSGCCIVNLTIISDRAPAIAAGISNVFPEVFHALCARHLLGNLKSVSKRVKSYEWHYWKMCKAYRKSNFDHRYGILARRIPDSARTLTTVGFNRWFRHHADHVRYAYLTSNSAESMNALSVHVRKLPITMLLEFFRASVQQWFWEHRNTADGLITPVTPYAERMLGKINRKSISWTVKPISQVKFEVLDLKKGGKVNLQDKTCTCKQWQFSGIPCGHVMAVARYFVLRNVTIHVQKYFHTEMYKSTYMEDINPLDHISKWIDPGHLQTVLPPLVTKRQSGRPKSTARIPSQGEDKDNFKSKRKCSRCLEYGHTRSTCTAHYDLSEGKQKSKCNSKTKAKPKGLVKGKGKGKREDSCSTQFGSTYNLSDD